GGTCTTCCTGTTCCAGGTAGCTGCAGCCGGGTTTTGCGAGGAGGTAAATAAACCTTGATGAATCATCGTGGCAACTGTgcagcaacctgcaggagagagGCGGGAGCCCATCAGACTCACAGCTTCCTATTACTATAACCCAGATGGACGAGGTGGTCTAGCTTACTTCCTCCAGGTCGCAACAAAAGAGTGAACGGAGACAAATCCTGTCCTCTCGCCCCCCGCTGAGTAAAACATGGGGGCCTTCCAGTAGACCGGACACCCGCAGGcctgaagaaaaacacaggcAACACCTTAATTAACCTTGAAATCCATCCGGTACTGTTGAGCTGAGACAGCAGCATAAAGACTGTAGCTTCAAGTTAAAGAGCTGCCGACCTTGGCAATCTTGCCCATCTCATATGTCggccttctcctcctcaaacTCGTTGAAGGCCTGTCTCGATGGCAGCGATGGCGGCATCGTGGTTGGCGACTGGACCAGTGGCAGGGAGCCCGCGAGGGTAGTAGAACCTGGGAATGTGATGGCAGGCGGAGGAGGGGTGACTATGGACTGGAGCCGGGGGAGGGCTGGGGAGCGGGCGTGGGGGGCGGGCGAGGCTGTGGCCGGCGCAGGGGCTCGGTGGAGGCGTGCCGGGTTTCTTTTCCGGTTTTGGACTGGACctgaaaagagagaagaggTGTGATGTGCCGGGAACGGGTGAGCAGGGTTACCTGATGTGTAAGTTACACGGGTTTATCCAGTCCAGCTTAGCGCCGCTGCTCTCAGATCATGTGACAGTCGCACATTGCTACATCGCTCCAACCGTAAATGACTCATTTTCGAAATGACTGGTGGCAAAAGGTAGGTAGAAACACTGCAGGCAGTCAGCAAGTAAATGTGTGATTATAGGACAGGAATTTCAATCAATCACATAATGGTTAATTTGACACCAGTGAACCAAAAAAAGCACTTCTTAGCAGGTTGTATtaatacatatatttatatctTGTGAACGTTGGATTGAGTGTATTCATAGAAATCAAAAGGTCAGATGATGAGATCATGCACTGGACTTAAGTCCAAGGTACTCGGGCAGTAGCTCGGTGGAGGCCGGTGATTTGGCGTGCCGTCTCAGGGCGTTCATTGAGGGTGTACTGAAGCAGGACAGCTGTGGTTCTCCCACCCCCGCTCCTTCACCGAGATCATTCTATCACTCTCTTCCTACGGCCCCTCGCCCTATTAAAACCAGCTGGTAAGTGTTTCAGAATAGCCTTGCCCGTCCCCGGCATGTCATTCCTCTGGTTAAGGACACGGCGGATCAGCTGTATGTTTAGAATAAATGAAATGGTAAGGAGTATTCAGTGCACGTCCCGACTTGGACCTGGTTCTATCCGGCTCCTGGCACGGACTGACCTGTTGCTGTTGGAAGGACTTGAGTCTCTTCTTGAAACGTGAGGGGGAGCACAAAGTCACACCCCCTGGCCAGGAAGGCCAGCTCACCCCTCTCAGGTCGGGATCCCCTCGCAGTGACGTCTCTTTGATCATCATGGCGGGGCTGAGACACACAACCCCTGGATAGGACGGGGCCAGCGCGGGGCCACCGGCGCAGCTCTTCTGTCACCGAACAAGTGAACTATTCACCGTCCGCTCAAACGCGCCTACAAAATCCTGTGTGTAGCTTTCAGTTGTCCTGACAGTGGCAGATTCCTCTTCtcctggttccactggtgtcCCCCCCAAAGCAGCACCCCAGCAAACAGCGACCGAGCAGAGAGATGCTTCCCGATGCTCCAGCAGTACCGTAAAGGCCCCAAGGCAAACTCATGGCACCCACACCTGCAGCTTTGAAACCGGGGGCGTCCCCGGCCGGGAAGAAAGACCTCTGCGTCGTCCTGGCCGTCCGTCCTGGATTATGCAATTCGGTGTGGTCTCACTGGTGCCTGCTGCCAGTTCAGCTCTGACAAACTGCAACTGGGAAACATGAGCCATGCCGGACTATGGTAACACACGcacgttctctctctctcttcggACCAAACCGGCTGTCCGAGCActggggctgggggtggggggggcgggtgtAAAGGCTGTTCGGCCACGTTGCATATCTGTGTTTTGCGGGATCTGAAGCCCGTAAGGCCCCCGTGTCTAATTAAAGCTTGTCCAGTGTGAACCCGGAGTTGAACCCCAAATCAGAGGCGGAGCCGAAAACGCTAATTCAACATGAGCGCAAAGAACAAGCGAGCCCAAATATTTCCCGGGGAGCGATCCGGGAAGGGGGTGATGAATCAGCAGCCGAACCACCTGTTGTTTCATCTGTTGACACGGGGTTATTTCGCAGGTCGTGCTCGAGACTTAAGAGGCATTAAGTCTCGCTCGGACTTCAAAAAGCACAAGCGCACACGGAGTCGGAGCTGAAACTCACCAATTGCCAGAATTTAATTCAACTCTTGGGATTACACAGACACTCTGACGTTTGaagggaaataaaacaaaagttGTGGATGGTGGTTCTCTCTGTCCTACACCCTCTCAGGAGTGAGAACAAGCGAAAAAGTCCAATCAAACTTGACTTTTCTATCCAAGATTTTCAGGCCTCTCCTACATCTACCAGCCTCCACACCCTTTACTCTTTACCCAGTAATACACTCCACACTCAAGCCTGCAGGGACCCTATTTTTAAACCTGTCCAGCTAAAACCTGCTCGACGCAACAAACAAAGCCCATCGTGTACTGTTCAAACATGCTGTTACATCAATGGCCGCCACTAACTGGGGAAATAAAGAGAAACTATTGAATTCCTCACAATGCCTCTGGCGCACTAAACAGGTTTCCACTGAGGTTGAGTTCACAGCAGTATGAGAGTCTTCTGCTGCTCGCGCTATAATGGGTTCTGCAGATTAGTGACCCCTGACGAGGGAGGATTTAGAAACTCTAAGTTGTAATCATCTAAGCTGCTCCGCCGCTCACACACTGTTTTTCCTGAAATATGAGTCACCTTTCGCCTAAGCGCCACTCAAGGTCCCTCTGCAAAACTTCTTTGGAACAACTGGGCCTTGTAGTGAAGCCAATGGTCACATGAGGACACATTGTCCTCCTTCATGATGACTTCTCACCCTccgtgctgcaggaggaaacagtgcACAGTAAGAATTGGCCGTCCATTAATGAATATATAAAGAAACAGCTCGGGATCCATCCCATCCCTCTTTCTCTGATTACAAAAAGGCTCTGTTCTCTGCTGTTCTATATGTTCTCTTGGTCTGGAGGACTACAACGCTTTCCCCTCCACCCACTAAACAAACCAAATCCAACTCCATGGCCGCAGTGACAGGTGAGTTACCAGCCTGTCCGCTGCATGCATCAGACATGTGCAACCGAAGCAGAAGCTCAGCTGTCCAGCAAGTGGTGGACATCCACCAACTGTTGCGTCCACACTGAATGTGCACACatgtcctgctgcagcagatgcaCCGACACATGTgtcttatgtgtgtgtggagtgagtTAACAGGTGTTTCTTGCAGTGAAGGTAAATACTGTGAACAATACGACTtcctaaacacacacgcacatgtctGCTGAAGCAAACGTGTCTTTCTGCTGACTTGTAAATGTATCTGTTTAAATATAACAACCTGTTTCAGGTTTATTTCTGCTCCAAGCTCTGTGCAGACTTCACTCGAAGGCGCTCCtccccaacaaacacacacacacacacacactcacatacacgtATGCAATCACACAGGCTTTGAGATGGAAATTTCAGTCACGGAACCAGATTGGCAGAACTGTTACGGTACCTTTACCATCAATCTACTGGAGATTGACGGCTGAAATACcgatatttgtcatttttaacagCTGTGATTCATGTATGTTCCAGGCATTGCAGTGTTTTTGTTCTcctcatcattttttttatttcatttcctcccacagttcaaataaataaataaaatccctcCATATGTTGACTGCTACTTGCCTTTTGGTGTGAAATGGCTGTCATGGAATCAAGTCATAAACTTCCCTGCTTTGGTGCAATGCACTCagtaaattaacattttaattttgcatTTATTGACAAACAAGCCAGGACTTATGAGGGATAAAACTAATTTTCTGCACTGATAGGTTGACTACAGAGCAGTGAAACTGAAGTTAAAACAGGCGACCCTCCCTCCTATCCGGTACACACGCTTCAGACTCTGCCTGCCAAATGCCATCTCCATGGCTACAACCCTTTCCCTGGATTGAGTAGTAGCTGCAGACTTCCCAGGGTTATCGCGCCAGCAGCAGGAAATGCAGCTCCCATGGCTTTATTCACGCTTCCGCTCATGGAGAAGGAGGCACGTGCATATCAACATGCACAAAACACACCCTAATTTCAAAGATCAGTGATAAAAAAGATTTGGAATGATCGACTACTTAAACACATCAATCTAAATGGTCTCTCCCTGCATAGTGTCGGCCCGAGGTGAAGGCTGACAGCTGCTAACCTTGCACAGCATAAACACTGGAAACCTGAGCAAGTGGCACAAAAGAAAATGTGCCCACCAGCAACTCAAAGGCTGACTAATTAACACGACTGTCATTTTGCACGTGTTTGCATGTCTCTCTGTTTAGGACAATAGTTCCAGTTGCTCTTTTTGATCAAGAGACAGAAAAACGAGGTTGTAAATTAAGTCTTGTTTATGATATAAAGGAATGGGGAAAGAAATCGAACAAAATGGAGCAGAAATTCTAAAGCAACGTGGATTAGATGGAAGGTTCACTAAACATTATCTGCAGGAAGAGCTGCAAATCAGCTGCTAACATTTAATAATAATCATATTATTGACTTCTTTACCTTGTAGACCTTTACATACATGTGGCTATCGTTACGGATTTTACATTACATGGTTGTCTTAAGACTTGAAAGCAGTCAAGATTCAAAAAAACAGGCAGGATGAAGGATAAGGTGGCAGAAATGCATCTCCAGTTAACTTAATTTTAACTGAATACAGTCAATAAAATAGGCTCAGTCATTATCCACATTAGGAAACCAAATCTTCAAgtgaaaatgactgaaaaacAGAAGCACCGTTCATCCGGTAGATGGCGCTGTAGATTTGAGAAATGAGGTTACGTCCGGGCTGACCTGTAGTCCAGCTGTCACTAGAGGGCAGTAGCTTCCTACTCCTCAGAACACTTCAATTCTGCAAATACTGACCAGTCTGCAGCGACAGCAGATAACAAAAGATGTCAAAATATATCCTTTGTTCCCTTGTGACAACAATAAAATATGTATTGCATCAAATCAGCACTAATTTAAGAAGCATTTCCATTTGAAATAGAATTTGAAGAATCCAGTGATTGTTTTAAGTATATCTATGTATTCACCTAATTTTGCACTGCATTGTGGGTatttaaagtaaatataaaagcacatagttttatttatttatttaagtgcACTCTGCTATAAATTCTAGTTTAAGTATTACAATTTTATAGAGAGCTCATAGTAACAGTGTGGAGATGAGCAGAGAAGCTGAGGATgtggggggtgagagagagggcagGGTTGGGGGCTTCGGGAGCGCTGgacacacagtcagacacaccCACATCAACACTGACAGTATTCTAAAATAAACCTGTACGCTTCCAATCTGATTGCGGGGGGGGGAATCCCAAAAGCTACACACTGCTTACAAACATGTTGTGGTGGTTTCCATGGTGTCGCCGGAGGAGGTTCAAAGAGTTACGCAGCAACAACTCGGACTGAACTTTTCGCATGGCGACGtggccgtgtgtgtgcgtgtggattCAGTGGGGCGGGCCTatggctgacagcagcagttgGACGCCGTCGTATCTGGCCTCCGAGTGGTGAAACATGACGTCACTTGATTAAACGTTCAGCGTGTGCTTGAGAAATTCTCTTCTGATCCAGTCGTGTACAGTTCGGAGCCTCCCAGCTCTCTGCGCTTCACGCCTATCAACAAGGCGTGTGTGGAATATTCTCCGGCTAACCTTGGAGAGTACAAGCTGTTTTGGAAAAACCCTTTAACACATAGCAACGGGCCCAGAAGGGCATTGTGTGTACGAACGTGGGACCGTATAAATGGCTGCATTCATCTGCCTTTTCGAGCTGTTGGGTTGAAACAAgtgtattttccttttctgccaAAGTTCCCACTGTGACCTTATTTCCTGTGGAAGCAAAAGAGGAATGATGTCATCCTGTGCCAGAGTCAACAAACCCGCAGTGCAGCAGGAATTCCTCTTTTCTTCACATCTTCTGCAAGTGAAAAAAGTCTCCCCTGTGCTGTCACACAGTCATTCAGTTGGCTTCCCTGTTTGCTTGTTATTTCCTTTTCCATCTCCAGGCTTTTCTCCTTATTGCCTCCTCTACTCTATTATCAAGGCTCCCTGTGCCAAACACAGCTGATCTGAAGGGTCGGCGGTTCCTTTCTTCACTCTTGGGCCGGAAAATCAGACCGGACTCCTCAGCTGAGAGGACAGTTACACTAACAAGTCAACAGAAACTTTACTCTTATAGGAGCTCTGTGGGAATACTGCAGGTACATTTTTCATGTTTCCAGCCTGAACTGGTTGCCACTTAACCACGTGCAAATTGAAGTGGTTGGAAGAGTACATTTTCCCAGCAATTTGCATTCACCAAAGGAAACTGCCAATTTTGGCACTTTTTTCAGCAAAGAATGTGCCAGTTAGCAATTAGGTCCAGAAATAGGGAAAACGATCTTTACTGACACAAGCAAACATTGATTCAATTTGTAGAATGGCTACTGGCATTCATCACGTTGACAACAATAGGCAGCCAAGGGTCAAGGGCCATTTTTGGGGATTAGGAGAGCGCGCAGAGCAAAGGGTGGTGAGCTGAGGATCCACCAGCTAATTTAGCTGCATCTTAGTGCAGCATCACTGTGGCAGCATCTCGCCATTGAGTTTGACCAATCCTCAGGTTTATTTTCACCGGCTTCCTTGTCTCCATGGAGATTAATGGGTCTGTTCTGACGGGTGCAGAAAACCCTGTATTAGTCTGTCAGCAGCAGAGTGAACAATAAACATGTGTCCACATACAGACACAGATAAAGATGCTATCGCACGATGTCCCACAGGGCTTAGCACAGCTTCCCATCAAAGCCGAGCCAGTGCCAAAGGAAACACAGCCACAAATCTCTCCAGTGTAAGTGGTTGTGTGCGGGGGTATTTTCACATGTGTGCGAGGGGGGCTTGTCTTGTTTATAGTCTGATTGGCACTTTAATGTGCACCCTAGGCAGAGACAAGGTTGGGGGTGAGGAATATTAGTATAGTCCTCAGGGTGCCAGCGCGTGTAGGGTGTCAGGAAAGTATTCCAGACCTCAGATGTGACCCACAGTAACTGGGTTGCCTTTGCTTTGGCCCAACAAATGAACAGGCACAGATAAACTTCAAATTAAGCAACATTTCCTACAGAAGATTTGTGCAGAAACCTACACAGGTACATGAATATGCTGCATGCATATATGCAAATGCGCagaaatgcacacaaacacaaacatcttgtTGAGATTGCACGCAGAACACCCCCAGCATACAGGTCCTTTTACACCGTGGCGACAGTGAGTCTGTTAGCGGGATGCCATAGTACAGAGAGGTGTACAAATTTAGTCTGTCCTCACACTTCACTCAGCCAGGGGTGAGGTGCAGTGGAGGGCAGCGAACCCATTAGTAAGCCAAAAGATCCCACTACATCTTGCCCCACTGGGTCCCACCCTGAAACCCCCTCCTGCTGGGCACCAATCAGCAACTCTTGCTGGGTTGCGCTGCTCCACACACAGCAACAACTGTTTTTCACCGCTCCCAAAATAACAGGACAGCCAatggcaggacaggaggagaagctgtCAAAGCAGACTGACCCTTAGAACGCAGGCGAAAGAAGGACAccgagaggaaaaacaaagaggagcgaaggcaaaacataaaaaaaagaaaacctgaaTAGCTAGCAGCAATAAGAGGAAATATGGAGGCAGGGAACCAGAAAACCGAATCATAATGCGATCATGATTCAGTACTGGCTATTCTGACTGTTGCAGCTTCCATGGTAACCTCATAAAAAAGTGTCCTAACAATCCCCAAGGCACTTTACCAGAGCTTAAATCAGTAAATATGGCTAAAAAACAATGGCAGGCTGATGAGGAGAGATGCACATTTAGATTAGTTTAAAAAGGACTAGTGCAGGAAGAGAAATCAGCAGCAGTGACTCAAAACTGTGTGGGTTTTGTCTGTCGTGTAATTTCCCAACTCTACTGAACACCTAGGTTAGGAAGGCCCGAGGTGACCCTGCATTTGAGTTTTCAAAACAAAATACATCTGCCGCACTAAATTACTTTTAAACAATCCCCTGGGCGTAAGTgagtgcatgcacacacatgtatTCAGAGCTAGGGTGACAACTGTATCAGGATTTTGATCACTGCTATTCATCTCTGCCTAGAATTCTCAATTGAACACGATTTTTGCTAATTGCTAAGTGGACAAGGAGAAAAATGAAAGCTAGATAGcacaaaaatgtgaattttatgAGTTCTTTTTATATTGTGTGCTTTTGACTTACTCTGATCACCTCTGGTGTCTGCTGAATGAGGAGAGTTGAACCAGACTCGAGGGCAGCAGAGTCCATTATTGCCTCTACAATTGGGACGGCAACAGGATCTGGAGCTTCGGGTGCCGCCACAGATTTTGGTTCAGCCAAATGGGTGGAAGGATGCAAGCATTCCAGTACAGCTGTTCCAGAGGGGAAGTGAGATTCCAGGGCGGCATCACTTGTGGAGGACTGTGTAGGTATATCCATAGCTTCTGGTGTAGGTTCCTCTGTAGGTTCTGGTCTAAATTCAGGTAAAGGCAGAGGTTCAGGGGCAACATCTGGTGCGAGTTCAGAAGAAGGATTGCACACAGTTTCCGGTGCGGCAGTTTTGGGTGCAGATGTAGAAAAAACGGCTGTGGTATTTGCTTGGGATTTTTTTGGTGGTATTGCTGGGGCAACAATGGGTGTAGtggcaggagctggagaattTGGGCTTTCCAGAGAGGATTCAACTCTACCAGTGGTGGCAAGAGTATCCTGTAAGAGCCTCATCACCTCCCGCTCTTTTCCactgctcctctcagcactccCTGTGCTTCCTGCCCCAGAATCCACCAACTCCTGAGCAAAGCTCTCAATGCTTTCCAGGATCCTCAACAACAGcgctccatcctcttcctctcccaccatGGGAACTTCACTGTTCTTTGGAGGGGCGGGACTCTGCATGTGACCCCTGGAAGTTGGGCCGTTCATGACTGGGTGACTATCTGGCTTCTGAACTTGGGACAGTTTTGGCTGATTGATGACCTGATTTGCAGCCTCATTGGGAGTAATTCTCTGAAGGCTTCCTTCTCTTTTCCTGGTTTTGGCTGGAAGAGGAGGCTCAATAGTCCTAGGGTGGCTCATGCTCTGAGAGAGGTTTTCCAAGTCCATAAGCAGCTTGTCAATGTCATCATTCCTATGTGAGGCAACTTTAGGTGCCagaagtgtttttgtgtcagaGGAAGACCAAGAGGGGTTGTACCCACTGTGGGCTGGCAAATTTAAAGAGTTATTGAATGTGTGTGGATGAGATAGATTTATAGGCTGGCCCAGTATTGCCCCACCTTTGTTCTGGTTGATAGTTACTTTAGTGGGGCTGTATATCTGCTTTGAGATTTGATCTGATGTCTTGTCTACGTcggcttcctcctcttcaatATATAGTGCCTCCATTGGTGATGCTGGAGGGGTTTGTGCATATGGTGGTGTAGGGAAAGTGCAGAAAGGGGATGTAGACTGTGTGGGAGAGGATCTGGGGGATGGAACACTTGGGGGGGAGAGATTGTGTTGAGTGGAAGGTGGTGAATGTTGCAGTCCATTGGTAAGTGGAGTGGTTCTGGCTGGCAAACATTGGGGTGGATTACTATGGATGGAATCTGATTTGGAAAAAGTAAAGGATGGCATGGGAACAGTTTTTGGAAGAGGGGGTGACTGTACCACATCCTCATAGCGTGGGGGCTGCTCATTTCCAAAAATCGGAGAGTAAGGCCCCTGCTGGATTGAATGCAGAGTGTTGACAAGCTCCGCAAGATCATTGTGTCCACTCCCAGGTGCACCTTGGACCATGCTCCCCAAACTCCCAATGCCCTCCAGCTCCAGAGGTAGTCTCTTTAAATAGGAACTAAGTCGAGTCATTACTGCCCTATAGATGCTGTCGGGACtggctcctccttcctgtgACTCTCCACCAGCCTTCTGTCTTATGCATTGCTTGATGATGTCAGtgcatttctttaaatcttctgaACATTTAAGTAGAATATCGAGACAGGCTCGGATGTCCTCTCCCCCTGTTCCCCCAGGGCCAGCCTCTGCCCGTGTCTTCTCAAGTAAACGGGAAATCAGGTTTTCCTCTCCAAGGGTGTTGAGGTAAAGTGAGGCCACTGCATTCAAACTTTGATCCAAAGACCCAATACTTGTTAGGCTGCTGTTTGAACCACTACTTAATTTGCTGGTTGACAAGTTGCCTGTACTGCCCTTTAACTTAATCTCCTCTAGGATTGTTCCTCTCCCTGGCACATAAGGGGGCAGGTTCTCATCATTTGGAATACCCATATCATGTGTATTGCCATTTGTAGTTCCGTTTGTTGCGTTATGGGGGCTGAAGTGGCCGTAAATAATCTCTAGATCAGCAGAGCGACGGGTAAAAGAGTCGGGACGGACTTTGCGACCTTTACGTAATGTGACATGGCTTGAGGAAGAGTGTCGAAGTTTGTCAAAGGAAAACTCTTTCAGCTTACCACTCGCCAAGTTGATGGCTTCTTCGGTAATATCCTTGAGACTTCCTGAAGAACTCAGGTTACTTAATGATCCTCCAATGACAGGATTCTTTTTACCACGCCATGTAGGGCTGTCCTCGCCTAGAGATAAGCTGCCATTGCTGCTTGCCCGCTCCAAGCCGCCATTATAGCTGGTAACTATGTTAAGGGTATTTTTACCATGGTTGGAAAGTTGTTGAGTGATAATATTGTTGGAGGGTGAACTGTTTGAGTCAATGTATGCTGAATCAGGCACATTGAGGAGCTCGGAGCACGTGCCACGGTGAGCGACGGTGCAGTCAATTCCCTGG
Above is a genomic segment from Takifugu rubripes chromosome 2, fTakRub1.2, whole genome shotgun sequence containing:
- the LOC105418004 gene encoding serine/threonine-protein phosphatase 2A regulatory subunit B'' subunit alpha-like codes for the protein MAAAYRVVVSSVSCYNSVVVDRRTHFHSVHYCSGPCGALSQGIDCTVAHRGTCSELLNVPDSAYIDSNSSPSNNIITQQLSNHGKNTLNIVTSYNGGLERASSNGSLSLGEDSPTWRGKKNPVIGGSLSNLSSSGSLKDITEEAINLASGKLKEFSFDKLRHSSSSHVTLRKGRKVRPDSFTRRSADLEIIYGHFSPHNATNGTTNGNTHDMGIPNDENLPPYVPGRGTILEEIKLKGSTGNLSTSKLSSGSNSSLTSIGSLDQSLNAVASLYLNTLGEENLISRLLEKTRAEAGPGGTGGEDIRACLDILLKCSEDLKKCTDIIKQCIRQKAGGESQEGGASPDSIYRAVMTRLSSYLKRLPLELEGIGSLGSMVQGAPGSGHNDLAELVNTLHSIQQGPYSPIFGNEQPPRYEDVVQSPPLPKTVPMPSFTFSKSDSIHSNPPQCLPARTTPLTNGLQHSPPSTQHNLSPPSVPSPRSSPTQSTSPFCTFPTPPYAQTPPASPMEALYIEEEEADVDKTSDQISKQIYSPTKVTINQNKGGAILGQPINLSHPHTFNNSLNLPAHSGYNPSWSSSDTKTLLAPKVASHRNDDIDKLLMDLENLSQSMSHPRTIEPPLPAKTRKREGSLQRITPNEAANQVINQPKLSQVQKPDSHPVMNGPTSRGHMQSPAPPKNSEVPMVGEEEDGALLLRILESIESFAQELVDSGAGSTGSAERSSGKEREVMRLLQDTLATTGRVESSLESPNSPAPATTPIVAPAIPPKKSQANTTAVFSTSAPKTAAPETVCNPSSELAPDVAPEPLPLPEFRPEPTEEPTPEAMDIPTQSSTSDAALESHFPSGTAVLECLHPSTHLAEPKSVAAPEAPDPVAVPIVEAIMDSAALESGSTLLIQQTPEVIRVSQKHTI